CATAAAACCGAAACAGGGCCCTCCCCTCGTATTCGCGTTCATAGTGAACAACTTCAACGGTGGCGCGGGCCCTATGCGGCAAAAAATGTGGAAGGTGTTGGATTCGCTTAAGTAAAGTAAGGCGTCAATTTTTCTTTCAACGGTTCCGGCAGCGGCGTTTTTTGTCGCGTGGCGGCATCCAGGAACACGAGTGTGGTAACGCCCACGTTCAGCAACTCCCCTTTTTCGTTGAACAGTTCCGTATGAAACTGGATCTTATGCGCAGGCGGTAATTCGCGCAGCGTGGTCTTAACCGTTATCAGATCGTCGTACAGCGCGGGCCGCAGGTATTTGATATTGAGTTCGGCCACCGGCATAATGATGCCCCGCTCTTCCAGTTCACGATAGGTAAAGCCTAACTGGCGGATCGCCTCGGCCCTGCCCACTTCAAAATACAAAGCGTAATTGCCATAATAGAGATAGCCCATCTGGTCGGTTTCCCCATATCTCACCCTGATTTGCGTCGTTGCTGTAAACATATCCTGTCTCTTTAAAAATGATTTTATTTACCAATCATGCCGTCGATAGATACGCGGCCCGGACCACAAAACATCAGCACCAGGTAACCAACCAGGTAAAACACCGGAAGCTCCAGTTTGCCGGAACCATCATGCAAATGGATCCTGAACACGATCACCGCCGTTAAGATCAGTAATGGTACCAGCGCCAGCCTGGTGAACAGTCCGAGTATGAGAAACACAGAACAAAATACTTCTGCAAATACAGCCATACCCAGGGAAGCCGACTTGCCAACACCCAACGGATCATTGAACTTTTGTGCCAGGTGCGCAAAATTCATCATCAGCTTAGGCCAGCCATGGTTCAATATCATGAAAATACCGAGGGCCAGGCGTAAACCCAGCATAGAAAAGTGTACCGCATTGTCGGAAAATGAGGTGGAAAAAAGTTTTTTCATAGAACGGTTTGTGGTTTGATTCTTGCTAATAACCGCTGCAAGATAGGAAAATGAATGTTTTTGCTGCAAAAGCGAGTTATCCACATTCCTGTAGATAACCTGCAGGACTTACCAAAAATGTAAATTTTATATTTGTTTTGTTTGAAAACCCCCAAATTTGCACACTCTTGATAATGTGGGAGAACAAGATTAACGGGATATTCCGGTAGTGCCGATGGCCAGTCCGAAATATTTTCGTTAACAGATCGTTTTAATTCGAGTATTATAAGGTATTAACAAATAAAGCATGAAGCAATTCATAAACAGGCTCTTATTACCAGGACAGTTTAGCGTACTATTGATCACGTTTGCCGGCAGCAGTCTTTTGACTTCCACTGTCGCAAGCGCGCAGCAGACCAAGATATACACAGACGAAGAAAAGGTGTTCAAACACGCGCAGCAGCTGTTCCGCGAAGAGAAGTACGCCGTATCGATGCAGCTTTTTAAACAGACGATCGACCATATCGATTACTGGCACGAAACCAACCGCACGCTCGTCAACACCGACGCGCACTACTATTTCACCATCTGTGCGCTGCGTTTAGGTCAGGCCGACGGTGAAAAATATGCCTTACGTTTCCTGCAGATGTTTAATAACGGCCCGCGCGAGCAACTCGTAAGTTTTGAACTGGCCCGCTATTACTTCCACAAAAATAAACTGAAAGAAGCCATCCCTTATTACGAAACAGCCGGCATCGACAATCTGACCAACGAACAAGTGGCCGACGCTAAGTTTGAATTGGCCTATTGCTATTTCAACGTAAAGGACTTCAAAAAAGCATTGCCGCTGTTCGCCTCCATCAAGGACGTACAAAACAAATACTACCTGCCCGCTAACTACTATTACGGCTTTATCGCTTATTATA
This genomic interval from Chitinophaga horti contains the following:
- a CDS encoding acyl-CoA thioesterase, whose translation is MFTATTQIRVRYGETDQMGYLYYGNYALYFEVGRAEAIRQLGFTYRELEERGIIMPVAELNIKYLRPALYDDLITVKTTLRELPPAHKIQFHTELFNEKGELLNVGVTTLVFLDAATRQKTPLPEPLKEKLTPYFT
- a CDS encoding DoxX family protein, which translates into the protein MKKLFSTSFSDNAVHFSMLGLRLALGIFMILNHGWPKLMMNFAHLAQKFNDPLGVGKSASLGMAVFAEVFCSVFLILGLFTRLALVPLLILTAVIVFRIHLHDGSGKLELPVFYLVGYLVLMFCGPGRVSIDGMIGK